Below is a genomic region from Parus major isolate Abel chromosome 22, Parus_major1.1, whole genome shotgun sequence.
TCCCTTGTGCTGGGGGGGCGCACTGACACTGTCTCCCCCCGCAGCAGCTAAGAGCTTACTGAACAAGAAGGCGGACGGTGTGAAGGTGAGGGTCCTGAGGGNNNNNNNNNNNNNNNNNNNNNNNNNNNNNNNNNNNNNNNNNNNNNNNNNNNNNNNNNNNNNNNNNNNNNNNNNNNNNNNNNNNNNNNNNNNNNNNNNNNNGCGTGTGGGCCGCTTCCCCCCCATGCCACTGAGACCCTTCCATTtcttccctccagccccagaCCAACAGCACCAAAGGCAGTGCTGGCGTCACCAGCCCCAAGGGGACCCTCCCGCCCACCGCTCTGGTAGGTGCCCCGCACCCTGCACCCCCTAGATCCCACATCCCATGGGATCCATCCCACCAGCCCATCCCATCCATCGCCATGCGCGCCCCTGACCGGCtgttcctggggctgctggggaggggagtgTCCCGAGGATGGAAAGGGGTGTGCAGGACATGGGCACAAGGTGACCCCCCTGGACAGACAAGGTGGGTGAAGGGTGCAGGCATGTGGACAGCCCCTGTCTCCCTCAGCCATGGGGACAGTGGCATGGGTGCAGGACACAGTCATGTCCCACCACAGGGACAAGGTAGGTCCGGGACATGGACACAGAGATGTTCCTGCCATGGGGACAGTAAGGTGGGTGTAGGATGTGGGCATGAGGATGTCCTGTGACTGAGGCAGGTACAGGACATGAGTATGGGGGTGCCCCACCATGGGAACAAGGTAGGTGCCCCATAATGGGGACAAGCCACAGGCAGGAGGATCCTGGTGACAGGGATGGTGAGGTGCGTGAAGGGTTGGGGGACGGGGACACCCTGCCATGCCAGTGGCAAGGGAAGTGCAGGGTCACAAGGATGAGGCTGCTGACTGTGACCTCACAGGTGAGGTAAGTGCAGGATCCAGACACAGGACtgcccagctggcacagggagtgCAGGACACAAGTAAAGGTGTGGCTGTCTGGAACAGCAGGTGCAGGATTTGGGGAGTGGGTGCTCTGGCAATGCCAACAGCAAGGTAGGTGCAGGATGTGGGTGCAGGGGTGCCCGTTGTGACCTTCATGGCACAGGGGATGCAGTACAAGGGCAGGGACATGGTACCATGAGGGCAGGATACAGGCAGGATGATGCCCAGCTGGCAGAGAGTGCTGTGCACTGGGGAAGATGTGCCTGGCTGGTCAGTGAGTGCAGGAGATGAAGAAAGGAGTGCCCACCCCACACAGTGAGGGTGGGATGCAGGCAGTAGGAAGCTGTGGAAGGGGTTGCCTGGGATGTGGGCACTGGGATGGTCAGGGTCCAGAcacagggatgggtgggatgcAGGCAGTGCAGTGGTTGGGATGCAGACAGTGGTATAGTTGGGATGCAGGCTGCAGGATGGTTGGGATTCAGGCACAGGGAGGCCCAGGATGCTCAGATGCATGGTGAGTGGAGCCCCTGGGCACCGGGATGCAGGACAGGGGCATGGAGCtgccctccagcccagcccatccGTTTGGCCTCACTGCGTctctcccccagctctgtccacctctttctccccttttttccctctccatgtCTGTGAATTAAACCATTTGGCTTTGCTGGACTAATgactttctgcttctctcccccCTCTCTATCCCCTTCCCAAATCCGGTCTGGGTCTCTCCTCACCCCTGTCCACGTGCTGCTCAATCCGTCGTTCCCCCTCGTTGTCCCCTCCGGGCTCTCGCTTCCCCCGcctctgtctctctcccttctcccgTAGGAGCCTCAAACTACTGTAATTCATAACCCCCCGGACGGCACCAAGGTATCGCTGCCCTGCTTTCCACCTCCATCCTCCCCCCAGCATCAGCCATGTCTTGGGGGGGTGGTGACGTGGATGAGGAGTGCACATGGGGCGTGGTGACAGCAGGGTACCCCCATGGCGTCCAGCATCACTGGGGTCCTGCCAAGCCCTGGTTGGGCTTGTCCCCCCTCCCCATTCCCCCGGGGCCAGGTCTGACCCCCCTGTTTGTGTCTCCCCCCCACCGCCTCCGTCCCGCGAGCAGGAGTCCTCCGACAGCACCAACACCACCATTGAGGACGAGGACACCAAAGGTGACGGGCGCAGGGGGCGTGGTGGCAGGGTTGCACTGGGTTGCactgggagggagctggggtgcACTGGTGTGGTGCTAGGATGCATTGGGTTGCACTGGAATGGCACTGGGATGCACTGAGAAGGTCTTGGAATGCACTGGGATGGTGCTAGGATGGCACCAGTATGCATTGAGGTGCACTGGAATGGtactgggatgaactgggatggCACTATGATGGACGGTTGTGGAATGCACTAGGACGGCACCAggatgcactgggatgcactgggagTGTGCTAGAATGcactgggctggagctgggatgtgctgggatgacACTAAGATGCACTAGCGTGCACTGGAATGGCACTGGGATGGCACTGGCATAGCACCAGAATGCATTTGGTTCACTGGGATGAACTGGAGCAGTACTGAAATAcactgggatggagctggggtgGCACCAGGATGCGTTGGGGTACACTGGAATGGCACTAGGATATGCTGGGACTGTGATggggatgcactgggatgcCACTGGAATATACTGGGATAGCACCAGGACCCGTTGGGGTGGCGTTAGGACACAGGAAGTGCGCTGAATGGAGTGCATTGGAATAGAGCTGGAATGCATTGGGTTAGCACTAGGATGTCTTGGATTGCACTGGAATTGcactgggatgaactggggTGGAGCTGGTATGGCACCAAGACGCAGTTGGTGCACTGTGATGTGCTGGGGCAGCAATGGAATGCACTGGGTGAGAtttgggatggcagcaggatACGttggggtggcactggggtaGTGCTAGGATTCACTGGGGTACACTGGAATGgcacagggatggcagcagTACGCATTGGGGTTGTACTGGGACATTTTTGGGATACACTGGAATGGATCTGGAGTGTGCTAGGCTGGAGCTGGACTGACACTAGGATTCACTGAGACTGCGCCAGGATGCACTGGGAGCacactgggatgcactgggaggGTACTAGCATGCGTTGGGGTGCACTTGGATGGGAATTGTGTAGATTGGGACACACATGGAATGGCAACTGGGGTACATTGAAAAGGCGTTGAGGTGGCATTGGGATGCCTGATGATACTGGGACACAGTGGGATGGTACCAAGAGGCACTCTGGGTAGAGCTGGGCTGTACTGGGATGTATGGAATGCCCTGGAATAGCAGTGAGACACAGTTTGTTGGCACTAAGACGTAGTGTGAAGTCACTGGCGCAAACTGGAGTGTACTGATACACTCTGGAGTAGTGCTGGGTCATACTGGGATGGAAATGGGCTGTTGGAATGCACAGGAGTGACCCTGGGATGCACTAGGAGGGCACAGGAGTGACAATGAGATGCACTGGGACAAACTGGGATATAGCGGAGTGGCACTGAGGATTGGAACTTATTAGGGTGACAAAAGAATGGACTGGGGAGCGCTGGGATATGGTAGAATGGTGCTAAGATTAATTGAGATGCACTGGAGTGGCAGTGGGATGCACTGGGTGGAACTGAGGATAGTGGAATGCACTGGAATGGTACTGGGATGTATTTGGATACACTGCAATAACACTGGGACACAGGAGCTCGGCACTGAGATGCAGTGAGATACTACTGCGGTGCACCAGGGCAAACTGGAGTGTACTGGGATGCTCTGGAATAGCACTGGGATGCACTAGGATTGAAACTGAGGTGACTGGGATGGCATCTGGATGAAATGAGTCATTGGGATATAGTGGGATGTGGTACACTGGAATGATACTGGAACACACTGGAATTGAACAGCATGAtgctgggatgcactgggatggaactgggatgaactggaATATACTAGAAGGGCACTGGATTGCACTGAAGTGCAGTGGGATGGCCCCGAGATGTACTGGGGTAAAACTGGGGTATATTGGGATGCCCTGGAATGGTACTGGATCACCCTGGGATGTGACTGAGATGTGGAATGGCACTGGAATGGCACTAAAGTGTACTGGGCTGTCACTGGAATGCAGTAGGATTGCACTAGGCTGGAACTGGGGTGTACTGTAATGCactgggctggcactgggatgCATCGGAGGACActacagcagctctgggatgcaCCAGGATTGCACTGGGATGTATTGGGATGCACCTGCATGGAACTGGGAGGGTACTGAGATGCACTGGAATGGCACTGAGACACAGTGGGCTGGCACTGAGAAACACTGGTATGGAACTGGCTGTTTTGGGATGTGCTAGAATGGCACTGGGATATACTGGGACTTGCAGGAGTAACATTAGGATGCACTTGAAACTCCTGGGACATACTGAGCAGGCACTGGGATGCTTGAGCATGCTGGGAGGGCACTGGATGGCACTGGGACAtgcaggggtggcactggacTAGCAATGAGACATGCTGAGAGGATTCTAGGAATACTGGTGTGGCAGAACTGTGGGGGTCCTGGGAGCACAGTGGTGCCTATCTGTCCCCAAGGGGTGTCTTTCTGTCCCCATGGTATCTGTGTCTGTCCTCAAggtccctgtgtctgtcccttgTGGTCTGGCTGTCTGCCCTCATGGTCGGTCTGTCTGTCCCCAAGGTCCCTGTGTTTGTCCCCATGGTCCATCCCCATGGTCTGTCTGTCTGTACCCAAGGTTCTCCTTCCCCCAAGATCTGTctttctgtccctgtgtctATCCCCATGCCTCCCCTTCGTGTCCCACGTCCATCCCAACATCCTGTCCGCCCACCCCCACGGTGTCACCGGGGGGCTGGGGCGGTGGCGGTGACAGTGACGTGCCCCCAGCCCGCAAGCAGGAGATCATCAAGATCACGGAGCAGCTCATCGAGGCCGTCAACAACGGAGACTTCGAGGCCTACGCGTGAGTGGGGTGGGGCCGGGTGGGGCGGGGCCAGGCGGGGTGGGGCCAGGCGGGGCCACTCtcacctgctgcctgcaggaagaTCTGCGATCCGGGGCTCACCTCCTTTGAGCCCGAGGCACTGGGAAACCTGGTGGAGGGGATGGACTTCCACCGCTTCTACTTTGAAAACCGTGAGTACCCGGCCTGCCTGTGCCCACCTGGCCACCTTGCCCGGCCTGCCCATCTTCTCCGTGTCCCAGCCCAACCCGATCCATCCGGTGTCCCCGCCTGTCCCCTGTCTCTTGCCCACTGCCCATCCTGGCCCCCTCGCCTCCCCTGCCGGGCCATCTGTCCGCTTGTGCTGCCCCGTTCCCTGCCCCGTTCCCTGCCCCGTTCCCTGCCCCGTTCCCTGCCCCGTTCCCTGCCCGTGCCAGCCGCGCTGATCTCGGCCGCCCCGCAGTGCTCTCCAAGAACAACAAGCCCATCCACACGACCATCCTGAACCCACACGTGCACGTCATCGGGGAGGACGCGGCCTGCATCGCCTACATCCGCCTCACCCAGTACATCGACGCGCAGGGCCGGCCCCGCACCAGCCAGTCCGAGGAGACCCGCGTCTGGCACCGCCGCGACGGCAAGTGGCAGAACGTCCACTTCCACGGCTCGGGGGCCCCCGTGGCCCCGCTGCAGTGAAGGTGAGGCTGGGCCTGGGGCTCGGGGAATGGGGAGCCCCAGTTGTGGCTCACCGGGGTGTCCCCACAGAGCTTGCGGTGGCTGTCCTGGTTCCAGCCCGATGGAGACGGCGATGGGAGCCGAGGCGGCAGCCGGAGCTGCGGCCCCCCGAAGCACGCGTCCGCATGCCTGTCCCCCCTACCCTGGCCCCTGCTCCCCCCTCCAGTGCCTGtgtttgcagaaaacaaaaagaaaaaaaagaaaaaaaaaaaaaaaaagccaaaacaatgaaaacaaaaacaaaaagaaaaaaaaaagaaaaaaaaaaaaagaaaaaataaaaggggaaaactCCACCCCAATCCCAAACCCACCCACACCCCCAAACCTAACCCAGCCGCTCGGCCACAGGCGAGGGCgctggggggctcagccccCCCCCTCGGCCCGTCTCTGCTGGGGGGGAAGGGGGGTCCCAGCCCCCCTCCCGGCTGTGCTCGTGGCGTGTTGCTGTCGCTGGTGGTGGATGTTGTTCTTTGggctctgctttgctctgtcctgccccagcccctgtACATAGAGagagctatttattttttaattcccacGGGGGTCCCCAGCAATGGGGGGCTGCCAGGGGGTGAGTGAggttggggtggggggggacacacacacagactctctccccttctccccagtCCAGTGCCTCCCCTGGGAATGCTGCCTATGGGGGCCTGAGGCTTATCCTGGGCACTGCTGCGCAGGGAACACGGTGGGTGCCTTTGGGAGGGTCCACCAGTCAcacccccgtgtccccatcctgctgaTCCCTACCCCAGCACCCCGTGTCACAGGtgccagctccaggtgctggcagGTTTTGGCAAGGGG
It encodes:
- the LOC107213806 gene encoding calcium/calmodulin-dependent protein kinase type II subunit beta isoform X6, which encodes MCGSSPPPSICPPPLLVLMGATLLSLNSSPHVPPQLVVPTGGGVPQCGGMTRMLEVTPPALHTPKTTCAPPCPHHPLLPYWPEIVVAVADAHTRARPCPPPGRQGGHRQLSPPPVLNSSFLCSFFYVFPLFLFPPDPVSLLPPPPLFSLAFLSAFVQAAKSLLNKKADGVKPQTNSTKGSAGVTSPKGTLPPTALEPQTTVIHNPPDGTKESSDSTNTTIEDEDTKARKQEIIKITEQLIEAVNNGDFEAYAKICDPGLTSFEPEALGNLVEGMDFHRFYFENLLSKNNKPIHTTILNPHVHVIGEDAACIAYIRLTQYIDAQGRPRTSQSEETRVWHRRDGKWQNVHFHGSGAPVAPLQ